A genomic region of Cyprinus carpio isolate SPL01 chromosome B11, ASM1834038v1, whole genome shotgun sequence contains the following coding sequences:
- the LOC109080486 gene encoding opsin-5-like — protein MSVQTPLQVVNSPRRTTTFSPSEPHPGPVRAGRDDHRRLFSRFWVGCRGSGNSIADLRFCSSHQIASAAHANSSDRQPRPFLMPASPQVRIFQRNPRRSSTPSSGITDTSSPLCRTPVVGSINTLTVISISRYIKGCHPNKAHCITSVTVLICIIFIWTGAVFWSGAPILGWGSYTDRGYGTCEIDWVKANYSTIHKSYIISILIFCFFIPVLIMLFSYISIINTVKRGNAMSAEGDLTDRQRKIERDVTVVSIVICTAFILAWSPYAVVSMWSAWGFHVPSLTSIFTRLFAKSASFYNPLIYFGLSSKFRRDVSVLLPCGGEARDAVKLKRFKEFKGKADGKQEREKIPSGKPRPQP, from the exons ATGTCTGTGCAGACCCCGCTTCAGGTGGTGAACAGCCCCCGGAGAACAACCACGTTCAGCCCTTCTGAGCCGCACCCCGGCCCCGTCCGAGCAGGGAGAGACGATCATCGCCGTCTATTTTCTCGTTTCTGG GTTGGTTGTCGTGGTTCGGGCAACAGCATCGCGGATCTTCGTTTCTGTTCAAGCCACCAGATCGCCTCTGCAGCCCATGCGAACTCATCTGATCGCCAACCTCGGCCATTTCTGATGCCAGCATCTCCGCAGGTTCGGATATTCCAGAGGAATCCTCGTAGATCTTCAACGCCTTCTTCAGGGATAACGGATACCTCATCACCTCTGTGTCGGACGCCAG tggtgggCAGCATCAACACTCTGACCGTCATCAGCATCAGCAGATACATCAAGGGCTGTCACCCCAATAAAG ctcACTGCATCACCAGCGTCACCGTGCTCATCTGTATCATCTTCATCTGGACGGGAGCCGTGTTCTGGTCCGGAGCGCCGATCCTGGGCTGGGGAAGCTACACGG ATCGTGGATATGGCACCTGTGAGATCGACTGGGTCAAAGCCAACTACTCAACCATCCACAAGTCCTACATCATCTCCATCCTCATCTTCTGCTTCTTCATCCCTGTGCTGATCATGCTGTTCTCCTACATCTCCATCATCAACACGGTGAAGAGAGGAAACGCCATGTCAGCGGAGGGAGATCTGACCGACAGACAGCGCAAGATCGAGAGAGACGTCACCGTC GTGTCTATAGTGATCTGCACGGCGTTCATCCTGGCCTGGTCTCCGTACGCGGTCGTGTCCATGTGGTCAGCGTGGGGTTTCCACGTGCCCAGTCTCACCAGCATCTTCACGCGGCTCTTCGCCAAATCCGCCAGCTTCTACAACCCTCTCATCTACTTCGGCCTGAGCTCCAAGTTCCGGCGCGACGTGAGCGTGCTGCTGCCCTGCGGCGGAGAGGCCAGAGACGCCGTCAAGCTCAAGCGCTTCAAAGAGTTCAAGGGGAAGGCGGACGGCAAACAAGAACGAGAAAAAATACCATCCGGCAAACCCCGCCCCCAGCCCTGA